A stretch of DNA from Drosophila virilis strain 15010-1051.87 chromosome 5, Dvir_AGI_RSII-ME, whole genome shotgun sequence:
ATGCTGGAGCATTTATTGCTCAGATAGGCAGAATCTGTTGTCTTCCAACTGTCCGACTTaatttgcagcaacagcaacaaatcgTGCAGATAGTTGACGTCCCGCGACGTTATACACGTTTGGCCGGAATACAAGAAATCCAAAAGGAATTTAAAATACGTGGCATTGACGTCCGGAAAATAGACAGTTGTCGTGCAATCGCTCAGGTGAGTATCCTCCAATAAATTCCTACAATTTCAAAACAAACATGAGTCTGCTTCACAAATCTGTTTCTGATCCATTCACTTACCGTATAAGTGGACTGGCTGCAGCGAGTACCAATTTGTGCGCATGTAGCTTCACCTTGTTTTCACACACGATTGTTAAGTCAGCTGGATGCTCCCCTCTGAAAGCTGCTCCGATTTCTTTGAGGATGCACTCACCATGCTTGCTGTATTGCAACATCAACATTCTTTGAAACTGCAATTGATaacaagcatatatatattatatattatcttGATCGCTTATCAATACAAACTAAACGGGTTTACAATGCAGACTTTATGTTCTTTTTGAGGaatcaattgaaatatatttatattagtaATTGTAATAGgggtatgtatattttttttgcaaatgcaatgattaagtttttaattgtgTTCAATTCTCCTCAAGTAGAATATGCgtaattaaattattctaATTAATTCATTCTAAAGAAAATCTCTTACTGCCAACTTTCCAATTATTATCAACTCGACTTAAAATCTGTAGCCAGTTAATTCGGAAGATGCACAATTCGCAATgggtaaaaaatataaatatttttggtcTGGATAATGGGATGAGGCTAGAGAGTTCTAATCTGAAACATACAACATCATAGTATTTGGAATTTAGAAGCTCGTATGCACAGGTCCAAGAAATTTGCCTTTACGAATATCTTTTCGATATAAGAAAGTTATTCAAGAGGAAGAAGCGTTGCAGGTTTTGGCGCCagatacagggtatcttccgCAGGGCACTTCCGACCAGAACTGTCTGacaacacggcatttattccAGACTCAGAGGCTTATCTCGAGGAATGCACGGAATGAACCTAATGCAGATGcataaaaagctttaaaagctttCTCAATGCGTTTGCAATGGGAAATTTTGTCGGTGTCAAGTTTTGGGAAAGGGCAACGGATTTTAAAACCAACGAAATTGTTAAATCAAAAAGTGCATTTTCGTTTTAGCTTATACGACGAATACGTACGTACGTATTCATATGAACAAATAAAAGGCCATGTGTCATTTTGTATTGTGCAAGAGCACGGCTTGTCAGCTTGTGAATTTAAAAGTTAACATTGTATGtatttaaacacacacacacacacacacacacacgggctTACACAGATTCACAgcgtgcatgcgtgtgtgtctaCACATGTGCATGTATGGCTATcgaattgtgtgtgtgtgtgtgcgtgtgtgtttgtgagtcTACAGGGCCACACATTGAAGCTAAAGTTCACAGATCTCTAAAACTTTAGAAAGAGATAGTCTTGCTTTTTTGCTGTGAATGGAGAAGAAACGTTCACTTTCAATAAAACTTGACTGACTGGCTTGCCCAAGCAAGAGAATGGTACGCTTCAACGTattatatgtacatttttatgGCATGGAGCtcgacaataaaaaaaataaacggaACTGTGTTGTTTTAAGCAAGCACTCAAAAGTACATTTCTACTCGAACAGGAATTaacaataaaacattaaaacaaaaatctgcTTTAGCAGGATTTCCCCTCAGCGttttatgatttgtttgaGTTCTTCAGATTATAAGAAAGACATGCACTCGTCATACATACATCATCATACTTCATAAATACATCATACATCAAGCAGTTTCATCTTAATTAAGCCCAATCGTACCAAAATAGTATATTGAATGATGCAAATAAAAGGAAAGTTTTCCAAATGAGAAATAGTCCGATTTTGTAAAATATGGAGCAGAGGCcatatttcttttaaaatttattaaagaaGATCCAATTATCCAAATGAGCTTAAACTCCTTTCAGTCAATATAAAGAAACACTTCTACATCACGGGAATGAGAAAGTATTATTTGGCAatgcatttacatacatacatacatacatatgtatctgtcGAAAGtacatttcgttttttaaaaatacagTTTTCATATTgtgacatatatgtatgcatacttTTGGCTATGAGTGTTTGAATGTATATGAACTACATTCGGGTATTCGAAGCtactgtttgtttttatgtaaaaatcttacatgcatatgtatgcacatacatacatacatactttcaatgtacatttatataaatgcatactCGTTTTGATAAAGCGAAAAAATAGTAATTCAGAAGCAAAAGGCGAAAACTGAAAAGCGAAAAACGCGCTTACAAACGACCAAAAACATCACCTTTCACAAAAAGCTTTTCTCTCGATGATGTTCTCTctaagcatatacatatgtatgtgtttgtgtgtattcaTTCATTACTCTTTGTGCTTGTGTTAGATAAAGGCATGTAAAAAAGCTTTCGAATTACTCTAAATGAGtctgcatacacatgcacatatatatatatatatatatatataaacatgtaTATGAGTAAATGTATTCACGAAAGCTAAGCAATACATACGAAAACCATGTCTGTGTATACAAAATACGATCACTCAGTTACGCTTGGCTTTCCGAATTTGTCGTCGTAGTTTcgatataaatgcatatacagTTTTGCAATCCGCTGTTTGAATTTGTATGctcatacatgcatacatatatatgtttacatgtatttatatacatatttatgtagaaatgtgtttatattttatatatgtatgtatgtatgtacataaatgaAAGTTGATAATCCAgctattataataattaagggagtttgaattatattttcaatataaacattttatgcatgtattttaACATATTGTCTGCATtgccatacatatatatgtatgcatgtatgcgtaCATGAGTAAGTACATCAAATTTATGAAGTGAGCGGATTTAACATGATCAAACTTGTTTTCGCTAAAGTTTGTCACGGACCAATACTAACGTAATGCAAAGTTTCTGCTCATTTTCCCCTTTCACGAAAGCTCTTTTGGTGAGCCAGCCAAAAAATCTCATACTCGCACACAACTACGCGTCGTCGTTGAGCGTGTTGTAAATGCCACACTCGTAAAAATGACCCAAATTTGAATTACATAATTATAACAATGAACAAGCTCATTTTCCCCATCAAATTCAGTAGAAAAAGTGAATTGCTTTTTCTACATAACTTTCTGTATGATGAATATACAttcatatgaaaatatttacattcaaTTTAATACGAATGCACTTTTTCTTAGAGtcaaaacatacatacatatacatttgtacGCTCATACGTACTACataaaacatacatatttgtacatatatattgacgGAGCTTATTAACATTTCTGCGcaataataaatgaaagagaaagagcgaCAAGCGTAAGCGACGTGCACACAACACAAGTTTCTTACacgacagacacacacactaatgcaaatatgtttgtatatacatatatagatttatatataaacagcTATACGTATACATTTATACATGCGTCTGTCTGTTCAGgcatttgtatatgtgtgaaTACATTCATATAAGCACGCTATGAAGGTCACTAAGCCTTTCTTGTCTCTTGCTTGGGTGAGCGTTGCGTTGCGATCTTTTAGTGTTGTAGTGTTTGTGCTGTCGTTGTTAATCGTGACGATCGGACGGTATACAGAAAACTGGGCTCTGCTgcacatttacatacatatcaattatatacatatatatgttttcacATAGACATGCattaatatgtgtgtgttcaaACTTAAGTACGATTGTCTGCTTTTCTTCATAACTTGAAATTTGGCATTGTGTAAATGTTATTATGCATATTAATTTGCATTAGTGtccatttatattttaattaacgtGCAGCGTAtaataacataatattttttttttgtttataacacAAATTTGACTGTCTCTATTttgacaaatatatgtacatagaaaACTAGTAAAACATGATTTCTAAATATACTTTTTCGACTTACCTCTTTCATTAAATCTTGTAGCAATTACTCCCTTTCACAAATAGATGGAAAATCTTCTGTAGACTTctgaatatgtatgtaaggCATAtacgtacatgcatacatgtaatATCGTAGTTTtctgcacatacatacatatatttatgtattcatacacattcatacatacatgtatgcgACTCAGTAGAGCTTTCCACTTTCACAGTCTCTGGTTAAGGTTTGTgttgccacacacatacaaacatataccTGGAACGTGTATGTGTTATGTGAATTACGCGTTCTATTCCTTTGCATTGAACGACGAATTAACACATGTAAAATTGTATGTTgataaattgtacatacagtatgtcataaagtgtttttactaacaaaaaaaaactaattttttgggtttagttgaaaataaatgtacctaaagtgagaattttttttcaattataatttatttcgattctatattctcctagaacttaatggcaaaaagaattgttaaataacatacccaaacattttataaaattaaaaaactaaaaacattcacattttatgcttcaataaagtgtttttacagctacggtatTTCAACATCTACACACGTTCATATATAAGACAaactgtttctgtttttgttatcATATTTGTTCGAGATTTTCAAACACAGTTTAATAGTAGCAGAGTAGATTTAATTTCTCTTTTGAATTGGATCTTGTTTTTAAGCAACGCACGTACAGTTCACAGCTTATTAGCTTTTGCTAATGCCCACAAAcaacacatgcacatactGATGGCAAtccatatgcatgtgtgtgtaccgcacacatacaaaaagttcacaacaacaacagtaacttTTAAACTAGGTTgaagttttgttatatgtAATACATTATTgcgaaataaaaaacttgatTGGTAAAACTTTTTTCCGACTTTGCGAGCAAGAGATCGGGCTtttgcctctctctctctctctccctctctctctctcgtatAAAAGTAGCACTGCGGCTCTCTTAAATCACGCGCGCACCGACAACACGTCCGACCTACCAAAGCACTATTTGTGCACTAAAACTACAGCCAGTGGCAGCCGACAACAGCAGCTAGCGAGATCATACAGTCTTCGTGTGAACATGTTGGTCTTCGGACTTGTTCTTGCAGCCACTTCGTTTTATGATGTGTTATGCCTTTCCCAACAGGGTTTTATTTAACActgcaacaaaaactaaactcTGAATGAATGTCtttacacgcatacatacttacatacttattttcacattttataCATCAAtcatttcttttaaatatactAATGTATATTTCTGATTAGACCATATTACAATCCCATGCCAGCTCTGTTTGATTAACATTAACCCTttacattaacattttatttgtaagaattcatatttatattcttgatcagctgcAAAAACCGTttgattttccattttcaccTGTCTCGttatttgcatacatttaggaaaatgtatttaaagtGATTTATTCAATTAgagattttattttcttacatattatttcaattcaattaattgtgaTTACCTTTCCACATAACATTTTCACAGAtatccatttttttttggagtttTCTTTTTACAAGCATGTGAAACTATCCCAAGGAATACGATTTAAATGTGCATCCATTAAAGATAATTATGCACGGATAACGGGCTGAAAGTAGACTGTTATTTCCTGTATATCCATTCCTGTACAGATGTTTGTATCCTTGTATCCTCATGCCCACTTTCCCATTTGCATACGCTCTGCAGTTCAAGGACAAATTTAATTGCACATTTTAAAGAACGGATGTAAATTTACGCGTCTTGCGTGTCGGCTCTTACGAATAGAAATTGTTATATactcaaaaacaaacaaacgggTTTACATTTCAAAGTATTCTAAAGAAATCTGGAGGACTAGTCAGTTATGTCGGCCTACAATGATTTTCCTAttcaataagtaaataaagtaaaataagcaaatatatagaaattcgTAGTCAAGGCTGCGAAACTATTTCGAGGCAAACTGGTTCGAGTCCAATTGTTTATTGTGCTTGAGTTTCCCTTTGCAAGAAACCCGGAACTTTCATAGGAGAAGCTTTTTACCCAAAAGGGCATCCTTAAAATTGTGGCCGTAGTTTcgtttgtaatttttattaattttattaaatttatgtttactATACAAAAAACCAGAGTTCGTGAGTCGCACTCTTAAGACCGAAGAGTTCTTCTCACAAAATAAgctttcgatatcgattcttatcgattccTATCGAACGCGGGCCATATTAACTGTGATTCAAAAACAGCTCATGAGAATTATGTtcaaaatttacatttttttcataAGTTATGAACCAAAGAAGACATCTAATAATTATCATGCTCCTTACAAATGAGCCAAATTgtatgaacatttttcaactATATCGCAATCATTCGAAAAATAAGCTTTGGCGAAAATCGTTGATCACCTTTTTAATTTCAAGATTCTCAATAAACTCATCATATAACttatcatttttttatattagttttattttagtgTAGGGCGTTGAAAATGAGACTTATGCCGATCAGCTAGATAATACGCTCGTCTAAGTGTTGACTAAGGTCATAACAGGTGCTGATCAatgagtcagtcagtcaatcactcaATCAGTCCATTAGCATTAACAGTTTAACCCAAAGGGGAAAATTAGTAGGCATTATCGACTGTATAACGGCTTCAACTTTCTTGCGCCCACATACCtatgtaaatagttcgaatTCAccgtttttttatatatgtatttgaattCTTACATACTATGTACATttacataagtatgtatgtaaatacttATCCTAACAATGAAGTGCAGCGAGTAGCATTTTAATGGCCTTGATGCTTACATACATGTGCATTAgtgtgtatgtaaatgtaatgAGCTGCACGTGCCCGTACCCTTTCTTCTTAAAGGagacaattaaatttaacctTGAACTAGACATTCTGCACTCTACTTTTGGAATTTACTTATGTAGCCCTATTTAAATGAGCATGTGAGCATTCAACTATTTCCTAGTTCAGTTTGCTATGCCATGAAAAGGAATGTAGTTTTAGTGTGGAAAGTAGAAAAGATACAAACATGTGTACTTATATTCAAATGTATTAACATACAAATTAGCTGCTAAGTACTTAAACAGCCAACATATGTAATGTAAAGGctatttatcgatttatatCGGAGTGTTAGCGATAGTTTTAGAAACATAGCCATCTCGATTATCTGGCCATCGCTAGCCAGCggcgaaataaaataaaagcatcGATCATATATTGAGACttgttaatattaaaaatgaacGTCCGACTTATTCAAACACGAAACAATTATCTAAATATGACAAGCTTTTTTAGAAGACGTAAGTAATTCTCAAAGATTTATACTTGTGAAAATTGAGTAGGCGAAGCATTTGACGACGTCAATTCTGCGTGATCAAAGTCCATTTATTTTAGAGTAAAGTACAGatccaaataaataagtatgtTGCAGTTGTCATAAGATGAATTAACTACGTCACGCACTCAGAGGCGATTTCTGGGCTCAAATTCCacgaatatatgtatttagccGAATACGCCGCCCTTATAGGCAGCCAACTGATGTTGAATCTTAAGGGCGTATACTATAAAAAACGAATCAAATTAATGACCATGaaagcatatgcatatgtacagttatataaatacaataaatattgaagaTAGTTGTAAGAATAATTCgcgaaatatttattaattttatactTCAGTTGGACACAGGCAAATGTCCGTCCAAGCCGCAGTACAACCCAAACGAAGCGGAAACAGCCAAAACATTGTGCTTGTCGATGGAGTTCGTACGCCTTTTCTGACATCTGGTACATCATACTCGAATTTAATGCCCCACGAGTTAGCTAGGCATTCGTTGCTGTAAGTTCTTTTCGATATGAAAACAATACATTGCttttgttaataatatatttgtgcatatAGATCTCTATTGCAAAAGAGTAAAATCAACAAGGAACTTGTTGATTATATTGTCTATGGCAGCGTTATTCAGGAGGTAAAAACTTCGAATATTGGGCGCGAGGCAGCGCTAGCGGCTGGATTTAGCGATAAGACACCTGCCCACACGGTTACAATGGCCTGCATTAGCTCCAATGCGGTAAGAACTGATGCCTGGCTCTCTAAAACAACTCAATACATGCCAGTCCtttgttatatatacaatttcagGCAATAACAACTGGCATGGGACTTATTGCTACGAACACGTACGATGTGATTGTTGCTGGAGGCGTTGAGTTTATGTCTGATGTGCCAATCCGGCATTCGCGCAAAATGAGAGCGCTTATGTTAAAggcaaataaagcaaaaacgCTTGGACAGCGGCTTTCGTTACTCTCGACATTCAGGCCTGGATTCTTGGCTCCGGAAGTATGTAAAAAAAACTTATCAACTCAAGCTTTAgttataaatgtttttcttttttatgtaaattacaGTTGCCGGCTGTTGCAGAGTTCTCGTCTGGAGAGACTATGGGTCACTCCGCCGATCGACTGGCATCGGCTTTTAATGTCACACGCAAAGAACAGGACGACTACGCTTTAAGATCCCACACCTTGGCCAAAAAAGCTCAGGAAAATGGATACTTTACGGATTTGGTGCCTTTTAAAggtatgtaaataatatttgattgcACGCAATATTTTACATAAAAACGTTACTATTCAAGTTCAAGGTGTTGATCAAGTTGTCGATAAAGACAACGGCATTCGAGTCTCCAGCCCAGAAAGTTTGGCAAAGCTCAGACCAGCGTTTGTGAAACCTTATGGCACAATTACTGCTGCCAACGCTTCCTTCTTGGTACGTCTTAGAAATACTATATAAACGAACTATCATCAATTTGTTGTACTTTTAGTCTGACGGTGCATCAGCTTGTCTAATCATGACAGAGGAGAAAGCCAAGCAGTTGGGCCTAAAGCCCAAAGCATTTTTACGTGATTTTCTTTATGTATCTCAAGATCCTGTCAACCAACTGCTATTGGGTCCTGCCTATGGAATACCCAAGCTCTTGAAGAAAGCCGGAATCACACTGAAAGATGTGGACACTTGGGAAATTCATGAAGCCTTTGCTGGTCAAATTGTGGCCAATTTGAAAGCCTTAGATTCTGATTGGTTTTGTAAAACATATTTGGGTCTGAACGAGAAAGTAGGGGCTGTAGATTTAACCAAGTGGAATAACTGGGGTGGATCACTATCTATTGGTCACCCATTTGCTGCCACAGGAGTTCGTCTATGTATGCACACCGCCAACCGCCTGGTACGCGAGGATGGAAAGCTTGGTGTAGTTGCGGCATGTGCTGCTGGTGGACAAGGCGTGGCCATGCTTATAGAGCGTTATCCTGGAGCAAGCGCCGActgaatatataatttgctAAGTacttttcaataaaatatcttttaataaatatacttattgGTGCTACACTGATTATAAAGATTTTACCCAAAACTGCAAACTGACTACGAAACAGTTCGCACCCGGAATATCAAATTATCTGTCTACCGGCACActgaatattaaatacccttgttgCTATATGACATGGCTTTGCAGTGAAAAAGTGAAGCTTGTTTATGCCGGAAAACAATATTTTGCCACCCAATCTTATTTCGCTATAGAATCGACATTAATGTGcaatcttttttttatttgagatatctttaaaataagaagaaaatcCATATAACATACATTTTCAACTTGTAATGTAATTTAACATCTGCTTCTAACTATTCACATTGAATGTACATAACTTCTTAGTTGACCCTAGTTgttgatttgatttaattaagttaattaatcTGTTTCATAAAGCTGTTTCTGTTTAAGCTTGGTTTGTAGAACATCGTTTTCATTGTAGGAAATGTGCAGCGGAGGTATGAGAGCACATGCCACCATTCTGCCCTCTGCGTTAAGGAAATTGAACGTGGCACACGCCtgcaaagaaaaatatttcagGTGGTAGATGGATTTAACAAATGTGGAAAATCATACATACCTGTTCTGTCCGAAGAACCTCGACGTTTGTTTTGTACTTTTTCATGAATTTAATGATGCGTTTTGTTAGGTTTGGTGTTGGATTCTGGTCTCCAATTCCAATTATAAGTACATCTATCTTTGGCTCCAGTGTCGGAAAAAGTGAAAGACTTTCCTCGTTTATATCGTCAAATGAGTTTATGTTCCATGACAGTACTGACCTAGAATGTTCAAAATTCTTAAATGGAAATTAAGTTACATGTTGTATGCACATGTGTCACTTATACACACCTGGGAAATACTGTAATAGGTCCTATTAAGACCATATTATTGTTTAGCCGGAATCCGTACTGACTATAGCCTGTGATCATAAGGCCCATGTCTGTTTCCGTGTTAAATATTGAGACTTTTGTTTTTCCATCATAGTCATACGCTTTGCTGAGTCTTGGCGATACCGTTGATATCAGACGCCGGCGTCCCAAGGACTGGGACAAACTCATTCCAGCAGCCTTAAACGCCGCAGTTCTTAACGCTTGTATATTCATTTGCCCTTGTTTATTACTTAACCTAATCGGGAAGAACTAAAACAAATCTAAAATGTATCgatacaaaatcaaatgcatCGATATTCGAATGTATCGATTGTCGATGCGACATATGAAAACAAACATGTTTCTAACACTTAACGTTTTATTATAGCGTCCAACACGTAACATTTTATGATAGCGTCCATAATATATTAACTCTTTGTAAGTTTTCTGAGGATGACTTAAAGTAACACTAGAAAAACATGGTGTACcctgatatttatttatcaatcaGGGTTAGGTACAATCAGG
This window harbors:
- the Mtpbeta gene encoding trifunctional enzyme subunit beta, mitochondrial, producing the protein MNVRLIQTRNNYLNMTSFFRRLGHRQMSVQAAVQPKRSGNSQNIVLVDGVRTPFLTSGTSYSNLMPHELARHSLLSLLQKSKINKELVDYIVYGSVIQEVKTSNIGREAALAAGFSDKTPAHTVTMACISSNAAITTGMGLIATNTYDVIVAGGVEFMSDVPIRHSRKMRALMLKANKAKTLGQRLSLLSTFRPGFLAPELPAVAEFSSGETMGHSADRLASAFNVTRKEQDDYALRSHTLAKKAQENGYFTDLVPFKVQGVDQVVDKDNGIRVSSPESLAKLRPAFVKPYGTITAANASFLSDGASACLIMTEEKAKQLGLKPKAFLRDFLYVSQDPVNQLLLGPAYGIPKLLKKAGITLKDVDTWEIHEAFAGQIVANLKALDSDWFCKTYLGLNEKVGAVDLTKWNNWGGSLSIGHPFAATGVRLCMHTANRLVREDGKLGVVAACAAGGQGVAMLIERYPGASAD
- the LOC116651110 gene encoding NADH dehydrogenase [ubiquinone] 1 alpha subcomplex assembly factor 3, with product MNIQALRTAAFKAAGMSLSQSLGRRRLISTVSPRLSKAYDYDGKTKVSIFNTETDMGLMITGYSQYGFRLNNNMVLIGPITVFPRSVLSWNINSFDDINEESLSLFPTLEPKIDVLIIGIGDQNPTPNLTKRIIKFMKKYKTNVEVLRTEQACATFNFLNAEGRMVACALIPPLHISYNENDVLQTKLKQKQLYETD